A stretch of Candidatus Cloacimonadota bacterium DNA encodes these proteins:
- a CDS encoding M6 family metalloprotease domain-containing protein: MNRFAQLAAITFIVAFQALSCGLQAAYINKIAVKVDQPDGTTLELFASGDEFHNWLHDAEGFTIIRDPQTGWLCYAVKNGDDVAAGTLIAGRDDPRGQGLEPGINISESLYKQQRQERFAMPAERDAPTTGTINNLVIYIRFSDETEFGQLNSVYDGWFNSSTNSQKNYYLQASYNQLTVNTHFYPAPSGGYVVSWQDSHPRAYFQPYNVTTNPTGYDGDTERRLREFTLLQNATNGVSAQIPSSLTIDSDNDGRVDNVVFVVKGTAGEWASLLWPHRWSLYDRYVYINGKRVYDFNFQLQDFLADRGVGVICHEFFHTLGAPDLYHYTSNGISPAGAWDLMNSDQNPPQHMTAFMKYKYGDWIASIPTLSADGVYTLNPLTSATGQAYRINSNNPNQYYVVEFRKKTGTFESSVPGSGILVYRIDTSCGNGNADGPPDELYIYRPGGTTTVNGTVNSANYSLETGRTAINSTTNPTPFLQDGSAGNLFICEIGSSAGSTMSFRLGPPVFDFAVNPHLQSFDATTFPPLGWTSAAQTGSYTFTRVTSGTNPTCSPQSGAGMLRYYSDIAPTGSSALLVTPKIVVSDAVNHAHAVNFWMYRDGNQSTAQDKIEVYLNSSSGLSGTPTLLGTIFRYRLQEPAESSPAWRNYSFALPINAAGDYYVIFRAVSAAGYNMFLDNIKVAQVPFPASYLSPADQATHVATDCQFSWQPASGSPSGYKLYLGTNNPPTNLLNGLNLGVATVYEHSAPLASEATYYWKVVPYSSGGDAVGSAVWSFGTLSSAPPEVAISAGTAGLNLVWSALPGYSGYHVFASDDPSDWPETPVATVYETHYSIPAGTARHKFYKVQAFTE, from the coding sequence GTGAACAGATTTGCCCAGCTTGCCGCCATAACCTTCATTGTGGCCTTTCAGGCCCTGTCCTGCGGATTGCAGGCGGCCTACATCAACAAGATCGCGGTAAAGGTTGACCAGCCTGACGGAACCACGTTGGAGCTCTTTGCCAGCGGCGACGAATTCCACAACTGGCTGCACGACGCGGAAGGCTTCACCATCATCCGCGATCCCCAGACCGGCTGGCTCTGCTACGCCGTGAAGAACGGCGACGACGTGGCCGCCGGAACGCTGATCGCGGGCCGGGACGACCCCCGCGGCCAGGGACTGGAGCCCGGGATCAACATCAGCGAGTCTCTTTACAAACAACAGCGCCAGGAACGTTTTGCCATGCCGGCCGAGCGGGACGCCCCCACCACCGGCACCATCAACAACCTCGTGATCTACATCCGCTTCTCCGATGAAACCGAATTCGGCCAGCTAAACAGCGTTTATGACGGCTGGTTCAACTCATCCACGAATTCCCAGAAAAACTACTATCTGCAAGCCAGCTACAACCAGCTGACGGTGAACACCCACTTTTATCCCGCCCCCTCGGGAGGTTATGTGGTCTCCTGGCAAGACAGCCACCCCCGGGCCTATTTCCAGCCATACAACGTGACCACCAATCCCACTGGCTACGATGGGGACACGGAAAGGAGGCTTAGAGAATTTACTTTGTTGCAGAATGCCACAAACGGCGTTTCCGCCCAAATCCCCAGCAGTCTGACCATCGATTCTGACAACGATGGCCGGGTGGACAACGTGGTCTTTGTAGTCAAAGGTACCGCCGGAGAGTGGGCCAGCCTGCTCTGGCCGCACCGCTGGTCCCTCTACGACCGCTATGTGTACATCAACGGCAAACGGGTCTATGACTTCAATTTCCAACTTCAGGATTTTCTGGCCGATCGCGGGGTGGGCGTGATCTGCCACGAATTTTTCCACACCCTGGGCGCGCCCGACCTCTATCACTACACCAGCAACGGGATCTCCCCCGCCGGGGCCTGGGACCTGATGAATTCGGACCAAAACCCGCCTCAGCACATGACCGCCTTCATGAAATACAAATACGGTGATTGGATAGCCTCCATCCCCACCCTCAGCGCCGACGGGGTTTACACGCTGAATCCGCTGACCTCGGCCACGGGACAGGCATACAGGATCAACTCGAACAACCCGAACCAGTATTACGTGGTGGAATTCCGCAAGAAAACAGGCACCTTTGAAAGCTCGGTCCCGGGCTCGGGAATCCTGGTTTACCGCATCGACACCTCTTGCGGAAACGGCAACGCGGACGGGCCTCCGGACGAGCTATACATCTACAGGCCGGGTGGAACGACCACAGTTAATGGCACCGTAAATTCAGCAAACTACAGCTTGGAAACAGGCCGCACCGCGATCAACTCAACAACCAATCCGACGCCATTTTTACAAGACGGGTCGGCCGGAAACCTGTTCATCTGCGAGATCGGCTCCAGCGCCGGCAGCACCATGAGTTTCCGGCTGGGGCCGCCTGTATTCGATTTCGCCGTGAACCCCCATCTGCAGAGCTTCGACGCCACCACTTTCCCACCCCTGGGATGGACCAGCGCTGCCCAAACCGGAAGCTACACTTTCACGCGGGTTACCTCTGGAACCAATCCCACCTGCAGTCCCCAATCCGGGGCCGGAATGCTGCGCTACTACAGCGACATCGCTCCCACGGGGAGTTCAGCGCTGCTGGTTACGCCCAAGATCGTGGTCAGCGATGCCGTCAACCACGCCCACGCGGTGAATTTCTGGATGTACCGGGACGGAAACCAAAGCACGGCGCAGGACAAGATCGAAGTGTACCTGAACTCCAGTTCTGGCCTGAGCGGAACGCCCACTCTGCTGGGAACCATCTTCCGCTACCGGCTGCAGGAACCAGCGGAAAGCTCTCCCGCCTGGAGAAACTACTCCTTCGCCCTGCCGATAAACGCCGCGGGCGACTATTACGTGATCTTCCGGGCCGTGAGCGCGGCTGGATACAACATGTTTCTGGACAACATCAAAGTGGCGCAGGTTCCTTTCCCGGCCAGCTACCTGAGCCCGGCAGATCAGGCCACCCACGTGGCCACCGATTGCCAGTTCAGCTGGCAGCCGGCTTCAGGATCCCCCAGCGGATACAAGCTTTATCTGGGAACCAACAACCCTCCCACCAATCTGCTGAACGGGCTGAACCTGGGCGTTGCCACCGTTTATGAACACTCCGCGCCGCTTGCTTCCGAAGCCACATATTATTGGAAAGTGGTCCCTTACAGCTCGGGTGGAGATGCTGTCGGCTCCGCTGTGTGGAGTTTTGGCACCCTGAGCTCCGCCCCGCCGGAGGTGGCGATCTCCGCGGGAACAGCAGGTCTGAACCTTGTTTGGTCGGCACTGCCAGGCTACAGCGGCTACCATGTCTTTGCCAGCGACGATCCCTCCGACTGGCCGGAAACCCCGGTGGCTACGGTCTATGAGACCCACTACAGCATCCCCGCTGGCACGGCACGCCACAAATTCTACAAGGTGCAAGCCTTCACGGAATGA
- a CDS encoding class I SAM-dependent methyltransferase, with protein sequence MTASVTAIPFPDRSFDLVMCNEVLEHLNDADLAQALSELKRCASGYLLLSVPNREQLNAELVRCANCGQIFHAYGHLQSFNLARLDAITGWQRLWSKELGPAHRNFSPALLKFRQQRLRQWFKPDVPLACPACQGRDFLVRRNLLTKAVNALGQLGRAARPYWLMAMYAAPEGPDPGPARS encoded by the coding sequence GTGACTGCCTCGGTGACCGCCATTCCCTTTCCAGACCGCTCTTTCGACCTGGTGATGTGCAACGAGGTGCTGGAGCATCTGAACGACGCGGACCTCGCCCAGGCCCTGTCTGAGCTGAAAAGATGCGCCTCCGGATATCTGCTGCTCTCCGTTCCGAACCGGGAACAGCTGAACGCGGAGCTGGTGCGCTGCGCGAACTGCGGCCAGATTTTCCACGCCTATGGCCATCTGCAAAGTTTCAACCTGGCCAGATTGGACGCCATCACCGGCTGGCAGCGGCTCTGGAGCAAGGAGTTGGGACCTGCCCACCGGAACTTCTCCCCCGCTCTGTTGAAATTCCGCCAGCAGCGCTTGCGGCAGTGGTTCAAGCCCGATGTGCCGCTTGCCTGCCCGGCTTGCCAGGGCCGGGATTTCCTGGTGCGAAGAAATCTGCTCACCAAAGCCGTGAACGCGCTGGGACAGCTGGGACGGGCTGCCCGGCCCTACTGGCTGATGGCGATGTACGCGGCTCCGGAAGGACCGGACCCAGGCCCCGCGAGGTCTTGA
- the dnaN gene encoding DNA polymerase III subunit beta, which yields MRLAIEQKELVHHIQHLVGIVSAKTTSPILTNYLIEANADKGEVKITASDLEITVDVRFNAAVSEGGTIAVSAKHFNEIIQQMPPAVIDLWKTEDLLMIQCAKIDFNILCADHTLFPILPEPKLENATTVNAETFNRMIGKTSFAVSTDVNRAVLTGVCWKIMEKTNLMAATDGRKVAEIVVPNTAPVKQEKAEGEESLFQDTPSEQLLEKVIPVKTLSFLQKVFDSSIKEMKVLMERNKIVFAYGAFTIVSNIIEHKYPEYQKAFMADLPNQILVDKKKLQESIRRVALVAPEDNNRIRFEIDSERFEINTSDRDTGDAKEFVETFKYTGSETSISFNFRYMLAILDAIDTDTVCIKLGGAKEPMMVYNEPLPENQKITFLLMPLRS from the coding sequence ATGAGATTAGCGATAGAGCAGAAAGAGCTTGTCCACCACATCCAGCACTTGGTGGGGATAGTATCCGCCAAGACCACCTCTCCCATTCTGACCAACTACCTGATCGAAGCCAACGCCGACAAAGGCGAGGTGAAGATCACGGCCTCGGACCTGGAGATAACCGTGGACGTGCGTTTCAACGCCGCCGTGAGCGAAGGCGGCACCATCGCCGTTTCCGCCAAGCATTTCAACGAGATCATCCAGCAGATGCCTCCCGCGGTGATCGACCTCTGGAAAACCGAGGACCTGCTGATGATCCAGTGCGCCAAGATCGATTTCAACATCCTCTGCGCCGACCACACCCTGTTCCCTATCCTGCCGGAACCCAAGCTGGAAAACGCCACGACCGTGAACGCTGAGACCTTCAACCGCATGATCGGCAAAACCTCTTTCGCCGTTTCCACCGACGTGAACCGCGCGGTGCTCACCGGCGTCTGCTGGAAGATCATGGAAAAGACGAACCTGATGGCCGCCACCGACGGACGCAAGGTCGCGGAGATCGTGGTGCCGAACACCGCCCCGGTGAAGCAGGAAAAAGCTGAAGGCGAGGAATCCCTCTTCCAGGACACGCCTTCCGAGCAACTGCTGGAAAAGGTGATCCCGGTGAAGACTTTGAGCTTTTTGCAAAAGGTTTTCGACTCTTCCATAAAGGAAATGAAGGTGCTGATGGAACGAAATAAGATCGTCTTTGCCTACGGCGCCTTCACCATCGTTTCAAACATCATCGAGCATAAATACCCCGAATATCAGAAAGCCTTCATGGCCGATCTGCCGAACCAGATCCTGGTGGACAAGAAGAAATTGCAGGAATCCATCCGCCGCGTGGCCCTGGTTGCACCGGAAGACAACAACCGCATCCGCTTTGAGATCGATTCCGAACGCTTCGAGATCAACACCAGCGACCGCGATACCGGCGACGCCAAGGAATTTGTGGAAACCTTCAAATACACCGGCTCCGAGACTTCCATCTCCTTCAATTTCCGCTATATGCTGGCGATCCTGGACGCCATCGACACCGATACGGTCTGCATCAAGCTGGGCGGCGCCAAAGAACCGATGATGGTTTACAACGAACCGCTGCCTGAAAATCAGAAGATCACCTTCCTGTTGATGCCGCTGCGGTCGTAG
- a CDS encoding glycosyltransferase — translation MKVLFIPSWLPYRGDPLAGKFFLDQAKALAAAGVADILLLDWGQNEYQLALRHPLASLQKLLRSVGQRRGLRDLAAGLNELRVPHLTWTSLVAKGNIASLIPRIELPDKPDLIHAQVTFPAGYVSMRLAERLGVPFIITEHSGPFPFPEFLKRGTISPLITEPLRSAQRIVAVSSHLKQEIRARTGLEALVIPNPVDTDFFVPPVNPRPEGPLRLFTLSTVSTNKGATDLLQALKLLKSRARDWHLFWGGAGPLLSQARKTAEDEGLLNHITWLGRLTPTQAREQYQLCDCFVMPSRFESFSLVITEALACGKPVVATNCGGPRDILNEHCGILVPKQNPSALAEALLKMSSSYTSYAPQAIREHCVRNFGHASVTARIGDLYRSVLNVEVTS, via the coding sequence GTGAAAGTTCTGTTCATCCCTTCCTGGCTGCCATACAGGGGCGACCCCCTGGCCGGCAAGTTCTTTCTGGATCAGGCCAAAGCCCTCGCTGCAGCTGGCGTGGCCGACATTCTGCTGCTTGATTGGGGCCAAAACGAATATCAACTGGCCCTTAGGCATCCCCTGGCCAGCCTGCAAAAGCTGTTGCGGTCAGTGGGACAGCGCCGCGGCCTGCGCGACCTCGCAGCCGGCCTGAATGAACTTCGCGTTCCGCACCTAACCTGGACCAGTCTGGTGGCCAAAGGCAACATCGCCTCCCTGATCCCCAGGATCGAGCTGCCGGATAAACCCGACCTCATCCACGCCCAGGTCACCTTTCCCGCGGGATATGTGTCCATGCGGCTGGCGGAAAGGCTGGGAGTTCCCTTTATCATCACGGAACACAGCGGCCCCTTTCCCTTTCCCGAATTCCTGAAACGAGGCACCATTTCACCGCTGATAACGGAGCCGCTGCGGTCCGCGCAAAGGATCGTGGCTGTAAGCAGCCACCTCAAACAGGAAATCAGGGCCCGAACCGGTTTGGAAGCGCTGGTGATACCCAACCCTGTTGACACGGATTTCTTTGTGCCCCCGGTGAACCCGCGTCCGGAAGGGCCTTTGCGGCTGTTTACCCTGTCCACGGTCAGCACGAACAAAGGGGCCACCGATCTGCTTCAGGCGCTGAAGCTTTTGAAATCCCGCGCGCGGGACTGGCACCTGTTCTGGGGCGGAGCGGGCCCCCTGCTGTCCCAGGCCCGGAAAACGGCGGAGGATGAGGGTTTGCTGAACCACATCACGTGGCTGGGAAGGCTCACCCCAACCCAAGCCCGGGAGCAGTATCAGCTCTGCGACTGCTTTGTGATGCCCAGCCGTTTCGAAAGCTTCAGCCTGGTCATCACGGAGGCGCTGGCCTGCGGAAAACCGGTTGTCGCCACCAACTGCGGAGGGCCCAGGGATATCCTGAACGAGCATTGCGGCATCCTGGTTCCCAAACAGAATCCTTCCGCCCTCGCGGAGGCTCTGCTAAAAATGAGCTCCAGTTATACCAGCTATGCTCCACAGGCCATCCGCGAACATTGCGTAAGAAATTTCGGCCACGCCAGCGTCACCGCCCGGATCGGAGACCTTTATCGCTCTGTTTTGAACGTAGAAGTAACTTCATAA